One Novipirellula galeiformis genomic window carries:
- a CDS encoding M20 family metallopeptidase — MSERTVNESAVPENQVQSAENLNHAVIELLADLVRINSVNPNYEGGVPEAELADFVEQYFTALGVETWRQQVYPDRPNVIARIPGRNPERRIVLEAHLDTVSTVGMTIDPWNPEIRDGKMYGRGSCDTKGGMAAMMHAVASLVADGITPECDVLFTATIDEEYSYRGVVALCDSLSPGTVDPHILSHEVPPRNPWHAEAAIIAEPTGLMAVIASKGLVRWKIETRGKAAHSAKPHLGVNAIEHMAHVITALQQDTRRLSEHTHPLLGPATCNIGVIRGGVQINFVPDRCEIEIDRRLLPGETRENVLAHYQQLVDSVAAEHPGMDVVMHPPMLSDRPLETDAESAAVQTMSNVLQRLGLDATLTGVPFCSDASKFGAIGIPSMILGPGSIDQAHAAVEYIECSEVVQAAEIYRQFLIEFV, encoded by the coding sequence ATGAGTGAGAGAACCGTCAACGAGTCCGCCGTCCCTGAGAATCAGGTCCAATCGGCGGAGAATCTCAACCACGCCGTGATCGAGTTGCTCGCGGATTTAGTGCGGATCAATAGCGTCAATCCGAACTACGAAGGGGGCGTCCCCGAGGCTGAGTTGGCCGACTTTGTCGAACAGTATTTCACGGCCTTGGGAGTCGAAACTTGGCGTCAACAGGTGTATCCCGACCGTCCCAATGTGATCGCTCGCATTCCAGGGCGGAACCCCGAACGGCGTATCGTGCTCGAAGCCCACTTGGATACCGTTTCCACGGTGGGCATGACCATCGATCCTTGGAATCCCGAGATTCGTGATGGGAAAATGTACGGTCGAGGTTCGTGTGATACCAAGGGTGGAATGGCGGCGATGATGCACGCGGTCGCCAGCTTGGTTGCCGATGGAATCACACCCGAGTGCGACGTGTTGTTTACCGCTACCATCGATGAAGAGTATTCGTATCGCGGCGTCGTGGCGTTGTGCGATTCGTTGAGCCCCGGCACGGTCGACCCGCACATCCTCAGCCATGAGGTTCCGCCTCGTAATCCGTGGCATGCCGAAGCGGCGATCATTGCCGAGCCAACGGGTTTGATGGCGGTGATCGCGAGCAAAGGGCTCGTGCGTTGGAAGATCGAAACGCGAGGCAAAGCAGCGCATTCGGCAAAACCGCACCTCGGGGTGAATGCAATCGAGCACATGGCGCACGTGATCACTGCCCTTCAGCAGGATACGCGGCGACTCTCCGAGCACACGCACCCATTGCTCGGCCCGGCAACATGCAACATCGGCGTGATCCGTGGCGGCGTCCAGATTAATTTTGTCCCCGATCGTTGCGAGATCGAGATCGACCGTCGTCTGTTGCCCGGCGAAACACGCGAAAACGTGTTGGCACATTACCAACAACTCGTCGACTCGGTTGCGGCCGAGCATCCCGGTATGGACGTGGTCATGCATCCACCCATGCTGAGCGATCGGCCGTTAGAGACGGACGCCGAATCCGCTGCGGTGCAAACGATGTCCAATGTTTTGCAGAGGTTGGGGCTGGACGCCACATTGACCGGGGTCCCGTTTTGTAGCGATGCCAGCAAGTTTGGTGCGATCGGAATCCCCAGCATGATTTTGGGGCCTGGCAGTATCGACCAAGCTCATGCCGCGGTGGAGTATATTGAGTGCAGCGAAGTGGTTCAGGCCGCCGAGATCTATCGACAATTTTTAATCGAGTTCGTTTAG
- a CDS encoding amidohydrolase family protein — translation MKNNESLKLCRRSFVGGSLAAAATLAASTSTVSAMETKSSTPEGWIDAHVHVWTPDTETYPLGPGFKPANMLPPSFTPEELFAHCKPAGVQRIVLIQMSFYKYDHSYMLAAMKANPGVFSGVALIDHQSADLVDRMDELASSGMRGFRLHSMADTKGGDPKGWVTDPGMAKLWRKAAEDGLAVCPLINPQDIPYVDALCKKFPETKVVVDHFARIGVSGKIESDSLDNLCRMAKYPNTHVKTSAFYALGKKAAPYEDLIPMIKQVCDHFGPERLMWASDCPFQVQDGHTYKASIALIRDRIDFLSASDKQWILKDTAAKVFFA, via the coding sequence TTGAAAAACAACGAATCGCTAAAATTGTGCCGTCGCTCCTTTGTCGGTGGTTCGCTCGCCGCCGCCGCAACGCTGGCCGCGTCCACTTCCACGGTGTCCGCAATGGAGACGAAATCGTCGACGCCCGAAGGTTGGATTGACGCGCATGTTCACGTCTGGACTCCCGACACCGAAACTTACCCACTTGGGCCTGGATTCAAACCGGCAAATATGTTGCCGCCAAGCTTTACGCCGGAGGAATTGTTCGCGCATTGCAAGCCTGCCGGTGTACAGCGGATCGTTTTGATCCAAATGAGTTTCTACAAGTACGATCACAGCTACATGCTGGCGGCGATGAAGGCGAATCCCGGCGTCTTTTCGGGAGTGGCACTGATCGATCATCAGAGCGCCGACCTCGTGGATCGGATGGATGAGTTGGCCAGTAGCGGTATGCGCGGGTTTCGCTTGCATTCGATGGCCGACACGAAGGGAGGCGATCCCAAAGGATGGGTGACGGATCCTGGGATGGCCAAGTTGTGGCGAAAGGCGGCGGAGGACGGATTAGCGGTTTGCCCCTTGATCAATCCTCAGGATATTCCCTACGTCGATGCGTTGTGCAAAAAGTTTCCCGAGACAAAGGTCGTCGTGGACCACTTCGCGCGGATCGGAGTCAGCGGCAAAATCGAATCGGATTCACTCGACAACCTCTGTCGCATGGCCAAGTACCCGAACACCCATGTGAAGACGTCGGCCTTCTATGCGCTTGGTAAAAAGGCCGCCCCCTACGAGGATTTGATCCCGATGATCAAACAGGTTTGCGACCACTTTGGTCCAGAACGTTTGATGTGGGCAAGCGATTGCCCATTCCAAGTCCAGGACGGTCACACCTACAAGGCATCGATCGCCTTGATCCGTGATCGGATCGATTTCTTGTCCGCAAGTGACAAGCAATGGATCCTCAAAGACACCGCGGCGAAAGTCTTTTTCGCTTAG
- a CDS encoding threonine ammonia-lyase — MNPSQPATSIATMDDVRAAESVIRKYLSPAPLVRSYALEKQLGLAAGRRVWIKDYGWTPVGSFKLLGAINWMANHLETIGDRPVAAHSSGNFASGLAFAGMTFGKRVIIVMPEDAPKIKFERTRSFGAEIRTYDKSTDHQTGQRDRLTREIAEREDAVQASPYDDNDVISGNGVGGLEIVSELKRQERTVSHFVCAVSGGGLMAGHALAIADGFPNAQIVGVEPTGADDFAQSLAAGKRVRVDHPESICDGLLSYDVGVHNWPILRDHVSTAVTVSDPETCQAMKWLDTQHGLRTEPSGASTIAALLSGKIDLRGDGDITVVLSGRNVDPDDFRNWTDGAVAVQNRMAAAE, encoded by the coding sequence ATGAATCCCTCGCAACCTGCAACGTCCATTGCAACCATGGACGATGTCCGCGCCGCCGAGTCGGTGATCCGTAAGTATCTCTCTCCGGCGCCGCTGGTTCGGTCGTATGCGTTGGAGAAGCAACTTGGTTTAGCGGCGGGGCGTCGGGTGTGGATCAAGGACTACGGTTGGACGCCCGTAGGATCATTCAAATTGCTCGGTGCGATCAATTGGATGGCCAACCATTTGGAGACGATTGGCGATCGCCCGGTGGCCGCCCACTCATCGGGAAATTTTGCCTCGGGACTTGCGTTTGCCGGGATGACCTTTGGAAAACGCGTGATCATCGTGATGCCTGAGGATGCACCGAAAATCAAGTTTGAGAGGACCCGCTCGTTTGGCGCCGAGATTCGTACCTACGACAAGTCGACAGATCATCAAACGGGACAGCGAGATCGTTTGACGCGAGAGATTGCCGAGCGAGAGGATGCGGTTCAAGCGTCGCCCTACGATGACAACGACGTGATCTCGGGCAATGGGGTAGGCGGTCTGGAGATCGTCAGCGAGCTGAAGCGTCAGGAGCGTACGGTATCGCATTTTGTTTGTGCGGTCAGTGGGGGGGGCTTAATGGCCGGGCACGCCTTGGCGATTGCGGATGGCTTCCCCAACGCACAAATCGTGGGCGTTGAACCTACGGGCGCCGATGACTTCGCTCAGTCTTTAGCCGCGGGCAAACGCGTTCGGGTGGATCATCCGGAGAGTATCTGTGATGGATTGTTGTCGTACGACGTTGGCGTGCACAATTGGCCGATCCTGCGCGACCACGTCTCAACTGCTGTCACGGTGTCGGACCCGGAAACATGTCAAGCGATGAAGTGGTTGGATACCCAGCATGGGCTGCGCACTGAGCCGTCGGGGGCGAGCACGATTGCGGCTCTTTTGTCGGGGAAAATTGATCTCCGTGGTGATGGTGACATCACCGTCGTACTCAGCGGACGTAATGTCGATCCCGATGATTTTCGAAATTGGACCGATGGGGCAGTCGCGGTCCAAAATCGTATGGCCGCGGCGGAGTGA
- a CDS encoding SGNH/GDSL hydrolase family protein: MNCSRFKPRNLVTPLLVFGMVFTVVGAPRSAQAEHDGKLQILLLGDSTTEGSVPRRLRPEGPHLEKVLEQLLAAEEDLPECQVINSSQSGETIRRLLDSGRYDRNGAKLPGLDYVFIRYGLNDRARIENFVENFPKHFAELCERLRQDHPGAELIPMTVIPFSGEEASEEINNLIRQAAAAEGLEVFDIYPRYAEELTKGHNSLNYRRYALSKIPAKYHELVKPFVRGPSVEVMGNELDAILGDLPGWYADRHPNLAGYNVIADETAKYLATRLREKQTEPAGAAQ, encoded by the coding sequence ATGAATTGTAGTCGTTTCAAGCCGAGGAACCTTGTCACGCCTTTGCTGGTTTTCGGGATGGTGTTTACGGTCGTCGGGGCGCCACGCAGCGCTCAAGCGGAGCACGACGGCAAACTTCAAATCTTGTTGCTCGGTGATAGCACCACCGAAGGCAGTGTGCCGCGGCGATTGAGACCCGAAGGACCGCATCTAGAGAAGGTGTTGGAACAGTTGTTGGCGGCGGAGGAGGATTTGCCTGAGTGTCAAGTGATCAATTCAAGTCAGAGCGGTGAAACGATCCGTCGACTTTTGGATTCAGGCCGCTACGATCGCAACGGAGCAAAATTGCCGGGGCTGGATTACGTCTTCATTCGCTACGGTCTCAATGACCGTGCGCGAATTGAAAACTTCGTAGAGAATTTTCCCAAACACTTCGCGGAACTGTGCGAACGATTGCGACAAGATCATCCCGGTGCCGAACTGATTCCGATGACCGTGATCCCGTTTTCGGGGGAAGAGGCGAGCGAGGAAATCAACAACCTCATTCGGCAAGCTGCAGCGGCAGAAGGTCTCGAAGTCTTTGACATCTATCCGCGTTATGCCGAGGAGTTGACCAAAGGGCATAACTCGCTCAACTATCGACGCTATGCGTTGAGCAAAATTCCCGCCAAGTACCACGAGCTGGTCAAGCCGTTTGTGCGGGGGCCGAGCGTGGAAGTGATGGGCAACGAGCTTGACGCGATTCTCGGTGATTTGCCTGGATGGTATGCAGATCGGCATCCCAATTTGGCGGGCTACAACGTGATCGCCGATGAAACGGCGAAGTACCTTGCCACCCGGCTTCGTGAAAAGCAGACCGAGCCTGCCGGCGCGGCTCAATAG
- a CDS encoding SGNH/GDSL hydrolase family protein gives MNHARSKLNRIVARILGFGIILACLGTPGIAHAEHEGKLQILLLGDSTTKGTTTRRLKPEGPHLEQVIEQLLAAEEDLPACHVINSSMGSESIRRLLDSGRYDRDASKLPGLDYVFIRYGLNDRVLTENFAQDFPKHFAELCERLRRDHPGAELIPMTVIPFESAEVSEGINQLIRQAAAAENLEVFDIYPRYAAEVRNDKNALQYRHYPLAKIPARYHELVKPFVHGASVEVMDNELDSILGQLPGWYSERHPNLAGYNVIADETAKFLAKRLRKKQAERVSVDQ, from the coding sequence ATGAATCATGCTCGCTCGAAGTTGAATCGCATCGTCGCTCGGATCCTTGGCTTCGGGATCATTTTGGCATGCTTGGGAACGCCCGGTATCGCCCACGCGGAGCATGAAGGGAAACTTCAGATTTTGTTGCTCGGCGATAGTACCACCAAAGGCACGACGACGCGGCGACTAAAACCCGAAGGACCTCACCTTGAGCAGGTAATTGAGCAATTGCTGGCGGCTGAGGAGGATCTGCCTGCGTGCCATGTGATCAATTCAAGTATGGGGAGCGAGAGCATTCGCCGACTACTGGATTCGGGGCGTTATGATCGTGACGCGTCAAAGTTGCCGGGACTCGACTACGTCTTCATCCGGTACGGTTTGAACGACCGTGTGTTGACCGAAAACTTTGCGCAGGATTTTCCCAAGCACTTCGCGGAGTTGTGCGAGCGATTGCGCCGGGATCACCCCGGAGCCGAGCTGATTCCGATGACCGTGATCCCGTTTGAGAGTGCCGAGGTGAGCGAAGGGATCAATCAACTCATTCGACAAGCTGCGGCGGCGGAGAATCTCGAGGTCTTTGATATCTACCCGCGGTACGCCGCGGAGGTTCGCAACGATAAGAACGCACTTCAGTATCGTCACTACCCATTAGCCAAGATCCCCGCTCGATATCACGAGCTGGTCAAGCCCTTTGTGCACGGGGCCAGTGTTGAAGTGATGGACAACGAGCTGGACTCGATTCTTGGCCAATTGCCAGGATGGTACTCTGAACGGCATCCCAATTTGGCAGGTTACAATGTGATCGCCGATGAAACGGCGAAGTTCCTTGCGAAGCGACTGCGTAAAAAGCAGGCCGAGCGTGTAAGCGTCGATCAATAA
- a CDS encoding PSD1 and planctomycete cytochrome C domain-containing protein codes for MGRFPIFATTLLAIAVSASLGFGKEPAADGKDSPGMVLFKTKIEPVLKSHCYECHSKGADEIAVGLELDSPTGLMRGGDSGPVVIPHDPAKSLLIRMLRHDDDVSPMPPEEKLSSEVFTAFEEWVRLGAPDSRSDQGLTARDERYEAGRRHWSFQSPVGVDPPVVQQADWPRSVIDEFVLSTMESEGVKPVADASRRTLVRRIFFDLVGLPPSAELLEQFANDDSPEAIAKLIDHLLESPQFGERWGRHWLDVVRYAESSGMEFNFTYPHAWPYRDYVIDAFNQDKPYDVFVREQIAGDLMPVGESDTPEAVEARRIAVSILSFGPKRHNSRGTPFRMDVADDQIDTVFRATMGLTVACARCHDHKFDPIPTKDYYSLAGIFMSTEPLFGTIKQTYSNTPTDLLPIGPDAAAKHAAAEAHDKKIDEATKQVAAKKEALKKAGEAEKVAADTKAADTKADDAKAKAAAKLVADLQAEVTSLEAKLAELKKNRPARPQYAMTARDRDKPADIHVAIRGNLGDKGELAPRGFLSAVSMPDSPVIQAGHSGRLELAQWISSPDNPLTARVMVNRIWHHLFGSGLVPSVDNFGLIGKQPVHPELLDTLALQFIETDWSVKQMIRKIMLSRVYQLSSTRDAENMKLDPLNRLYWRSQPRRLEAEAIRDAILCVSGQLDLNRPEGSTVTALGDTLARGVATEKLQPPSNHRSVYLPIVRDYIPELFDLFDFPSPSLVSGSRSVTNVPAQSLYLRNSTFVAEQAKHASQRLLASPEASNDEQRVELALRWALARPVTDAERSAALALVKQIQELESDPKVRDVNAWAAWFQTLFTTAEFRYLVDVP; via the coding sequence ATGGGACGCTTCCCCATCTTCGCGACCACGCTTTTGGCAATCGCTGTATCGGCCTCGCTGGGGTTCGGCAAAGAGCCGGCAGCGGACGGAAAGGACTCGCCCGGAATGGTGCTGTTCAAGACCAAAATTGAGCCGGTATTGAAGAGCCATTGTTATGAATGCCACTCCAAAGGTGCCGATGAGATCGCGGTCGGTTTAGAGCTCGATTCGCCGACGGGCCTGATGCGAGGTGGCGACTCGGGGCCAGTCGTGATTCCTCACGATCCGGCTAAAAGTCTGTTGATCCGTATGCTGCGACATGATGACGATGTTTCACCGATGCCGCCCGAAGAAAAACTTTCGAGCGAAGTGTTTACTGCGTTTGAAGAGTGGGTTCGTCTTGGGGCGCCTGACTCACGTAGTGACCAGGGGCTGACCGCACGGGACGAACGTTACGAAGCGGGGCGACGCCATTGGTCGTTCCAGTCGCCCGTGGGGGTGGATCCGCCAGTGGTTCAACAGGCCGATTGGCCACGCAGTGTCATCGACGAATTTGTGCTTTCCACGATGGAATCCGAGGGCGTCAAACCCGTTGCCGATGCGAGTCGTCGCACTTTGGTTCGCCGCATCTTCTTTGATCTGGTAGGGCTACCGCCTTCCGCCGAGTTACTCGAGCAATTTGCGAATGATGACTCGCCTGAGGCAATCGCCAAGTTGATCGATCATTTGCTTGAATCGCCGCAATTCGGTGAGCGTTGGGGACGCCATTGGTTGGATGTGGTGCGCTACGCGGAATCGAGCGGGATGGAGTTCAATTTTACGTATCCCCACGCATGGCCGTATCGCGACTATGTGATCGATGCGTTCAACCAAGATAAGCCGTACGATGTTTTCGTGCGTGAACAAATTGCGGGTGATCTGATGCCGGTTGGCGAGAGTGATACGCCCGAGGCGGTGGAAGCCCGGCGGATCGCGGTGAGCATTCTATCGTTTGGCCCCAAGCGACATAATTCTCGCGGCACTCCGTTTCGCATGGACGTGGCCGACGACCAGATTGATACGGTGTTTCGCGCGACGATGGGATTAACGGTTGCCTGTGCCCGGTGTCACGATCACAAATTCGATCCGATTCCTACCAAGGATTATTATTCATTGGCCGGGATCTTTATGAGTACCGAACCGCTCTTCGGTACGATCAAGCAAACGTACAGCAACACGCCTACCGATCTGCTCCCGATCGGTCCCGATGCCGCCGCCAAGCACGCTGCCGCCGAAGCGCACGACAAGAAGATCGACGAAGCAACAAAGCAGGTTGCCGCGAAAAAAGAGGCGTTGAAAAAGGCGGGCGAGGCGGAAAAGGTCGCAGCCGATACAAAAGCAGCCGATACAAAAGCAGACGATGCAAAAGCCAAGGCGGCAGCGAAGCTTGTTGCGGATTTGCAGGCCGAAGTCACATCGCTCGAAGCGAAGCTAGCCGAACTCAAAAAGAACCGTCCTGCTCGCCCTCAATACGCAATGACCGCTCGCGATCGAGACAAGCCAGCGGACATCCATGTGGCCATCCGCGGCAATCTTGGTGACAAGGGGGAATTGGCTCCGCGAGGGTTCTTAAGTGCCGTTTCGATGCCCGATTCCCCAGTGATCCAAGCGGGGCACAGTGGTCGATTGGAGTTGGCCCAGTGGATTTCGAGTCCCGACAATCCGTTGACCGCGCGGGTGATGGTCAACCGGATATGGCACCATTTGTTCGGTAGCGGATTGGTCCCAAGCGTCGACAATTTCGGTTTGATTGGAAAACAGCCGGTTCATCCCGAATTGCTCGACACGCTTGCCTTGCAATTCATTGAAACCGATTGGTCGGTCAAACAAATGATCCGCAAAATCATGCTCAGCCGCGTTTACCAGCTCAGCAGCACCCGCGACGCCGAGAACATGAAACTCGATCCCTTGAATCGATTGTATTGGCGATCTCAGCCACGGCGTCTCGAAGCCGAAGCGATCCGTGATGCTATTTTGTGTGTGAGCGGCCAACTCGATCTGAATCGCCCCGAAGGGTCCACCGTAACGGCGTTGGGCGACACGCTTGCCCGCGGGGTTGCAACGGAGAAGTTGCAGCCGCCGAGTAACCACCGTAGCGTTTATCTGCCTATCGTCCGCGACTACATCCCCGAATTATTTGATCTGTTCGATTTCCCGTCGCCTAGTTTGGTGAGCGGAAGTCGTAGCGTCACCAATGTTCCTGCGCAATCACTCTATCTACGTAATTCGACGTTTGTCGCCGAGCAGGCTAAGCACGCTTCGCAGCGACTGTTGGCCTCGCCCGAGGCGAGCAACGATGAGCAGCGAGTTGAATTGGCGCTGCGTTGGGCGCTTGCACGTCCGGTCACTGACGCGGAGCGGTCTGCGGCGTTAGCGTTGGTCAAGCAGATCCAAGAGCTCGAATCCGACCCGAAGGTTCGGGATGTCAATGCTTGGGCCGCTTGGTTTCAGACGCTCTTTACGACTGCCGAGTTTCGCTACTTGGTTGATGTCCCCTAG
- a CDS encoding DUF1501 domain-containing protein, whose product MNHQPSLASISRREWLKVGACGLGSLMATGLTPSQSEAGLLTPKQPHYAAKAKRVIFLFINGGPSQFESFDNKPELKKRGGKKGKGKGSLLAPLLKFDRYGESGMWVSEAFPELAKQTDRLCMLNAMQTTSRAHPIAIPMLHTGAFQFQRPSLGSWILHGLGTENQDLPGFFTIKPTRTFGGPSNYGSAFLPSAFQATRLGWDGQKIKDASIHNLTPGHGMPSEVAWEALDLAQLMNRQLLDQTEDAQGVIDSLALSERMQQAVPEVLNLSGETKQTLDMYGVDAGATDDFGRQCLLARRLVEAGVRFVEVHSSGWDHHSNLDKFAGKAKTIDKPIAALLTDLQQRGMLEDTLVVWTGEFGRTPETQILKGKETIGRDHNAEGYTGWLAGGGTRAGLVYGKTDELGYKAVDEAVHLHDLHATILHLLGLDHTKLVYRYGGRDFRLTDVHGNVVHDIIA is encoded by the coding sequence ATGAATCACCAACCTTCGTTAGCATCGATTTCACGTCGCGAATGGCTGAAAGTCGGAGCGTGTGGTCTTGGCTCGCTAATGGCAACCGGACTGACACCCTCGCAGAGCGAGGCGGGCTTATTGACGCCCAAGCAGCCCCATTATGCCGCCAAGGCAAAACGCGTCATCTTCCTGTTCATCAATGGCGGACCCTCCCAATTTGAATCATTCGATAATAAACCCGAACTCAAAAAGAGGGGAGGTAAAAAGGGCAAGGGCAAAGGCAGCCTGCTCGCTCCACTGCTCAAGTTTGATCGATATGGCGAAAGTGGGATGTGGGTTTCCGAAGCGTTTCCCGAGTTGGCCAAGCAAACCGATCGGCTGTGCATGTTGAATGCCATGCAAACGACAAGTCGCGCCCATCCAATTGCGATTCCGATGTTGCACACCGGCGCCTTTCAGTTCCAGCGTCCCTCGTTGGGGTCGTGGATTCTTCATGGCTTAGGAACGGAAAACCAAGATTTGCCCGGTTTTTTCACGATCAAGCCGACACGTACCTTTGGAGGACCATCAAACTATGGCAGCGCGTTTCTACCCAGCGCATTTCAAGCGACGCGACTCGGTTGGGATGGCCAAAAGATTAAAGATGCTTCGATCCATAATCTGACTCCGGGGCACGGGATGCCATCGGAGGTCGCCTGGGAAGCCTTGGATTTGGCTCAATTGATGAACCGGCAATTGCTTGACCAAACCGAGGACGCGCAAGGAGTGATCGATTCACTCGCCCTGAGTGAACGCATGCAACAAGCGGTGCCAGAGGTGTTGAATCTCAGTGGCGAGACAAAGCAGACGTTGGACATGTACGGTGTCGACGCTGGAGCGACCGACGACTTTGGTCGCCAGTGCTTGCTTGCTCGTCGATTAGTCGAAGCAGGCGTGCGTTTTGTCGAAGTGCATTCCAGCGGTTGGGACCATCACAGCAATCTCGATAAGTTTGCTGGAAAAGCAAAAACAATCGACAAACCGATCGCGGCGTTATTAACCGATTTGCAACAACGGGGCATGTTGGAAGATACGCTCGTGGTGTGGACCGGCGAATTTGGACGCACCCCTGAGACGCAGATCCTCAAGGGCAAAGAAACCATCGGACGCGACCATAATGCCGAAGGTTACACCGGTTGGTTAGCGGGAGGCGGCACGCGTGCAGGATTGGTCTACGGCAAAACCGATGAGTTGGGATACAAGGCGGTCGATGAGGCGGTGCATCTGCACGACCTGCACGCCACCATTCTGCATTTGCTCGGTTTAGATCACACCAAACTTGTCTATCGGTACGGCGGTCGCGATTTTCGTTTGACGGATGTACACGGCAATGTCGTGCATGACATCATTGCCTAA
- a CDS encoding neutral/alkaline non-lysosomal ceramidase N-terminal domain-containing protein, translating into MLTLAFVLSTILVTATESSLFAADAKPVFRAGAATSNITPPLGEAIVGGWRPIPARNIHDELHARCLVLDDGQTKIAFVICDNVGIPVEVFDLAKEQVEASTGVPGSHVLMASTHTHSATTARGPSKVVRETELTDYQKFLAHRISDGVRRAIAQLEPARIGWGKIDEPSEVFNRRWHVNNASLLANPFGGIDQVRMNPPRGSDALDRPAGPTDPEVSFLSVQSLEGRPIALLANYSLHYVGGVRSGDVSADYFGYFAKFIAKKLGADEQETPFVGILSNGTSGDVNNINFSQPRSKKYKSYEKMQEVAEKVASRVHEAHQKIEFHDWVPVAAAEKRLPLKVRKPTAEMIEHFATVMEKERKNPPKRQSREAIYADRIEKVINAPDEVHVPLQAFRIGDLGIAAIPFETFAETGLEIKDRAPFGQNFTIELANGSYGYLPTPGQHRLGGYETWLGSNYVEKEATTKIVATLLDLFQTLQLDNGTEK; encoded by the coding sequence ATGTTGACCCTCGCGTTCGTGCTAAGCACGATCCTCGTCACGGCAACGGAATCGTCGTTATTCGCGGCCGATGCCAAGCCGGTGTTTCGTGCCGGTGCAGCGACCAGCAATATCACGCCACCTTTGGGAGAGGCGATTGTTGGTGGCTGGAGACCGATTCCGGCGCGGAATATTCATGACGAACTACACGCCCGGTGCCTGGTTCTCGATGATGGCCAGACCAAGATTGCCTTCGTGATCTGTGACAATGTCGGAATTCCGGTGGAAGTCTTTGATCTGGCCAAGGAACAGGTCGAGGCGTCGACCGGGGTTCCCGGCTCGCATGTTCTGATGGCGTCCACCCACACCCACTCGGCTACGACGGCCCGTGGTCCGAGCAAAGTGGTTCGTGAGACCGAGCTTACCGACTATCAAAAATTCCTGGCTCATCGCATCTCCGACGGCGTGCGTCGAGCGATCGCGCAATTGGAACCGGCTCGCATTGGTTGGGGGAAAATCGATGAACCTTCGGAGGTCTTCAATCGACGTTGGCACGTCAATAACGCCTCGCTGTTAGCCAATCCCTTTGGAGGGATTGATCAAGTGCGGATGAATCCGCCACGTGGGAGCGATGCGTTGGATCGTCCGGCGGGGCCGACCGATCCCGAAGTCAGTTTTCTTTCGGTGCAAAGCCTCGAGGGGCGTCCGATCGCGTTGTTGGCGAACTATTCGCTGCACTATGTCGGTGGAGTCCGCAGCGGCGATGTTTCGGCAGACTATTTCGGATACTTTGCGAAGTTTATCGCAAAGAAACTGGGGGCTGACGAGCAAGAGACTCCGTTCGTGGGCATTCTGTCGAACGGCACCAGCGGTGATGTAAATAACATCAACTTTTCGCAACCGAGATCGAAGAAATACAAGAGCTATGAGAAGATGCAAGAAGTGGCGGAAAAAGTCGCCAGTCGCGTTCACGAAGCTCACCAAAAAATTGAATTCCACGATTGGGTGCCCGTGGCGGCAGCGGAAAAACGTCTGCCGTTGAAGGTCCGCAAGCCGACTGCCGAGATGATCGAGCATTTTGCCACGGTCATGGAAAAGGAACGCAAGAATCCACCCAAGCGGCAAAGTCGCGAAGCGATTTACGCGGACCGGATCGAGAAGGTGATCAATGCACCCGATGAAGTTCACGTCCCGCTGCAGGCGTTTCGAATTGGCGACCTTGGGATCGCAGCGATTCCCTTCGAAACCTTCGCCGAGACGGGACTGGAAATTAAAGATCGAGCCCCGTTCGGACAAAACTTTACGATTGAACTGGCCAATGGCTCCTACGGCTATTTGCCGACGCCCGGGCAACATCGGCTGGGCGGTTATGAAACATGGCTGGGCTCAAACTATGTTGAAAAAGAAGCGACCACCAAAATTGTGGCCACCCTGTTAGACCTCTTTCAAACACTTCAGCTAGATAACGGTACTGAGAAATGA